One part of the Coffea eugenioides isolate CCC68of chromosome 10, Ceug_1.0, whole genome shotgun sequence genome encodes these proteins:
- the LOC113750297 gene encoding synaptonemal complex protein 1-like, whose translation MSKLLGLSSLKSFDHFKSLAGSASGGAKTLSISSRASSDSVSLGSFANLKLTAEKLVKEQASAKTDLDLANAKLKKLTEHIHILEEKLQNAFNENAKLKVKQKEDEKLWKGLESKFSSTKTLCDQLTETLQHLAAQVQDAEKDKVYFEDKLSASSVALDNLHVQMKSLSLRLESSEEAVRTREKELRDLHTEKESVENSLNSELKGVAFLIEEKDAVIKNLEETVATNGLAMESLNSKLEKLDLDLKVKEDDLHSLNNSKEELEKEKDNLVSINKKLAGKLEYALQEIKTLENFVNLLTLKLAELESQSVSFSEKVVQLTSLFESCFKLLQDEKHLAANHAQKKFGKLQDQSLSVTEEKNALQLVNQELSNKVIELQKEQEYAMVQHAEECCLAEETVRRLESELETLKSKKNEMEVLIAKLQDDIGTLSENSRTSDEKLQDFILKISELEIENKRYIDELQSDITKKQDEIDLLRKEMENRDQHIDSLEKQVIQLNDTQKEIDRLVLELKDREKHLEDQKAKIEESLSDAETKLSEAKKQYDQMLESKQLELSRHLKEISQKNDQAINDIRRKYEVEKLESASIEKEKADKVIGEMDRNCQQKLEEYKEESRQYLLRIQEEHAALISRIQQEHDKKELLLMSNHSEEIKQVQLQAEKELREKTTSMRNEHEIQLRALKCEHEDECRRLQEELDIQKSKEERQRALLQLQWKVMADNPQDDQEVNSKKNYSVSSTKMRNSENDKRGHHTAGRREVEQTQIAFLNLLMSLQDSPYLTATQTPVSNLLRKAEKGNTGSVMSLPKHSRKVTHHEYEVETANGRTITKKRKTKSTVMFADPSRHKKLETPKAVTPRAVTKGTKGQVHTKSSNIGDLFSEGSLNPYADDPYAFD comes from the exons ATGAGTAAGCTTTTAGGTTTATCAAGCTTGAAAAGCTTCGATCATTTCAAGTCGCTGGCAGGATCTGCTTCGGGAGGTGCGAAGACACTGTCGATCTCCTCGCGTGCGTCTTCGGATTCTGTTTCTTTAGGCAGTTTCGCAAATTTAAAGCTTACTGCAG AGAAACTGGTAAAGGAACAAGCCTCTGCGAAAACTGATCTCGACCTGGCG AATGCAAAACTGAAGAAATTGACAGAGCATATTCATATTCTGGAAGAGAAATTacagaatgcatttaatgaaaaTGCTAAGCTAAAAGTAAAGCAAAAAGAAGATGAGAAACTCTGGAAAGGGCTAGAGTCAAAATTCTCTTCAACAAAGACTTTGTGTGATCAGCTCACTGAGACTTTACAACATTTAGCTGCTCAAGTGCAGGATG CTGAGAAAGACAAGGTATATTTTGAAGACAAACTATCTGCATCATCAGTAGCTCTTGATAATTTGCATGTGCAAATGAAGTCTCTTTCCTTGAGGTTGGAATCTTCAGAGGAAGCTGTTAGAACTC GTGAAAAGGAGTTGAGGGACCTCCACACCGAGAAAGAGTCAGTGGAGAACTCTTTGAATTCTGAACTCAAAGGAGTGGCCTTTCTTATTGAGGAAAAAG ATGCTGTGATAAAAAACTTGGAAGAAACTGTTGCAACTAATGGGTTGGCTATGGAGAGTTTGAATTCCAAGCTGGAAAAATTGGATCTTGATTTGAAAGTAAAAGAAGATGACCTACACAGTTTGAACAACTCGAAGGAGGAACTagagaaagaaaaggataaTCTTGTGTCGATCAACAAAAAGCTTGCTGGCAAATTAGAATATGCACTTCAGGAGATAAAGACCCTTGAAAACTTTGTTAATTTACTTACATTGAAGCTCGCTGAACTGGAAAGTCAAAGTGTGTCCTTCTCAGAAAAGGTTGTTCAGCTCACTTCTTTATTTGAATCTTGCTTTAAGCTCCTTCAAGATGAAAAACACCTTGCTGCTAATCACGCTCAAAAGAAGTTTGGCAAACTCCAAGATCAGTCACTGTCTGTTACAGAGGAGAAAAATGCTCTACAGTTGGTTAATCAGGAATTGAGCAATAAAGTCATTGAACTTCAGAAAGAGCAAGAATATGCAATGGTACAGCATGCAGAAGAATGTTGTTTAGCAGAAGAGACAGTTCGTAGGTTAGAATCTGAATTAGAGACGCTCAAATCAAAGAAGAACGAAATGGAAGTGCTGATTGCCAAATTGCAGGATGATATTGGAACCTTATCAGAAAATTCCAGAACATCTGATGAAAAATTG CAAGATTTCATATTGAAAATTTCTGAGCTGGAAATTGAAAACAAACGTTACATTGATGAGCTACAATCAGATATAACCAAAAAACAAGATGAGATTGATCTTTTGAGAAAGGAGATGGAGAATCGTGATCAACATATAGATTCACTGGAGAAGCAAGTGATTCAGCTTAATGATACACAGAAGGAGATCGATAGACTTGTTTTGGAACTCAAAGACAGAGAGAAACACTTGGAAGATCAGAAAGCAAAG ATTGAGGAATCACTAAGTGATGCTGAAACTAAACTTTCTGAAGCTAAGAAGCAATATGATCAGATGTTAGAAAGTAAACAGTTAGAACTGTCAAGGCATTTGAAGGAAATATCGCAGAAAAATGATCAG GCCATTAATGATATCAGGAGGAAGTACGAGGTGGAGAAGTTGGAAAGTGCTAGTATTGAGAAAGAAAAG GCTGACAAAGTTATTGGAGAGATGGACAGAAACTGTCAGCAGAAGCTTGAAGAATACAAAGAGGAATCAAGACAGTACTTGCTGCGGATACAGGAGGAACATGCTGCTTTG ATTAGTCGCATTCAACAAGAGCATGATAAAAAGGAATTACTTCTTATGTCCAACCATTCTGAAGAGATTAAGCAGGTCCAGCTTCAAGCTGAAAAGGAATTGAGAGAG AAAACAACATCAATGCGGAATGAACATGAAATCCAGTTAAGAGCTTTGAAGTGTGAGCATGAAGATGAGTGCAGAAGATTACAAGAGGAGTTGGATATTCAGAAGTCTAAA GAAGAGAGGCAGAGGGCTTTACTGCAATTACAGTGGAAAGTAATGGCTGACAATCCACAAGATGACCAAGAAGTGAACTCAAAAAAG AACTACTCTGTTTCATCCACCAAGATGAGAAATTCTGAAAATGACAAAAGAGGTCATCATACTGCTGGGAGACGAGAAGTTGAACAAACG CAAATTGCATTCTTAAACCTATTAATGTCTCTGCAGGATTCACCTTATCTGACAGCAACTCAAACACCTGTGTCCAACTTGCTAAGAAAAGCGGAGAAGGGGAATACAGGAAGTGTCATGAGTCTTCCCAAGCATAGTAGGAAG GTCACTCATCATGAATATGAAGTCGAAACAGCAAATGGAAGAACaattacaaaaaaaaggaaaaccaaaagTACTGTAATGTTTGCG GACCCAAGCAGACATAAAAAGCTAGAGACACCAAAAGCTGTTACACCTAGAGCTGTTACTAAG GGAACAAAGGGACAAGTTCATACAAAGTCATCTAATATAGGTGATCTGTTTTCAGAAGGATCTCTGAATCCTTATGCAGATGATCCCTATGCATTTGATTAG
- the LOC113748773 gene encoding uncharacterized protein LOC113748773 → MATKLGTSMEEVEINNDIGGENQSRNIKLEVAIRCAKSAMLLSSLKRHHSSHSSTTLTNDDEKVEELKKELVKARVKNKKMRTCSFYELCLQIALLFSLWTLCLLIAFNFLHQFANNSPP, encoded by the exons ATGGCTACGAAACTTGGAACATCTATGGAGGAGGTGGAAATCAATAATGATATCGGAGGAGAGAATCAATCTCGAAACATCAAATTAGAAGTCGCAATTCGATGCGCCAAATCCGCCATGCTGCTCTCTTCTCTCAAACGACATCATTCCTCCCACAGTTCCACCACACTCACCAAT GATGACGAAAAAGTGGAGGAGCTGAAGAAAGAGCTGGTAAAGGCCAGAGTGAAGAATAAGAAGATGAGAACCTGCAGCTTTTACGAGCTTTGTCTCCAGATCGCGCTCTTGTTCTCTCTCTGGACTCTGTGTTTGTTGATCGCCTTCAATTTTCTCCATCAGTTCGCAAATAATTCTCCGCCATAA
- the LOC113748668 gene encoding carbon catabolite repressor protein 4 homolog 1-like isoform X2, producing the protein MGLEWEVQVRFPSNTPVAGIELNPWVRVNYKGSYVSPPNYALQFAWYRELSTLPKCVEDYVAFQDHASRDSSMTVYGGGLNQEKHGLLNSEDLKIVEGEGKTWIQVGSSRTYTPSEDDIDSSLRLVSVAIDDMGIKMSINVFVTTPVIRLPRPYPRHMIIFWSLRKFRNPKCIATPFKKESFRVLSYNILADLYTVSGAYTHCPNWALTWEYRRRNLLNEILSYDADILCLQEVYSANEYVIDGCATFFRHDRFKIVIKYEVEYDKMALPVIEVLEPDKRNNGLFRLMKDNVALVVILEEKDNGRSPDAARSTICVANTHIHRGSDASDVRLFQVVNLIRGLEKIDSSGIPILICGDMNSLPGSDPHRFLINGEVGCFSEKFRDPLGIHKHLKLSHSMHLACAYAHLLDSNEVGQHQKEKMDYQAMEPLFTCFKPSLTGTLDYILYSKNRLKVDGLLKLLDYDSLEKRLLPSPLWSSDHVALMANFRVKHASRGVQYLSPPPDPWEQKQTN; encoded by the exons ATGGGGTTGGAGTGGGAAGTGCAAGTCCGGTTCCCGTCGAACACACCTGTCGCCGGCATTGAGCTGAATCCATGGGTCCGTGTCAATTACAAAGGCTCTTACGTGTCCCCTCCCAACTATGCCCTCCAGTTTGCTTG GTACAGAGAGCTTTCTACTTTGCCTAAATGTGTCGAG GACTATGTAGCTTTCCAAGATCATGCTTCTAGAGATAGTAGTATGACTGTATATGGTGGTggattgaatcaagaaaagcaTGGTTTGCTGAACTCTGAGGATTTAAAAATTGTCGAGGGAGAGGGGAAAACTTGGATTCAAGTAGGTTCTTCAAGAACCTATACACCTTCAGAGGACGATATTGACTCCAGCCTAAGGCTGGTCTCTGTTGCCATAGATGACATGGGCATCAAAATGTCGATTAATGTCTTTGTTACCACTCCTGTCATTAGATTACCTCGTCCATATCCTCGCCATATGATCATATTTTGGTCCCTCAGAAAATTTAGAAATCCCAAGTGTATTGCCACACCtttcaaaaaagaaagtttCAGGGTATTATCTTATAATATCCTAGCTGACCTATATACCGTAAGTGGTGCATATACTCACTGCCCTAACTGGGCACTTACATGGGAATATCGTCGGCGTAATTTGCTCAATGAGATCCTTTCTTATGATGCCGATATCCTTTGTCTTCAGGAG GTGTATAGTGCCAATGAATATGTAATTGATGGGTGTGCAACATTTTTCCGCCATGACCGCTTCAAGATAGTTATTAAatatgag GTAGAGTATGACAAAATGGCACTGCCtgtaattgaagttcttgaacctGATAAAAGAAATAATGGTCTTTTTCGCCTTATGAAG GACAATGTTGCACTTGTTGTGATACTGGAGGAAAAGGACAATGGACGTTCTCCGGATGCTGCTAGGTCTACAATTTGTGTG GCAAATACTCATATCCACCGTGGTTCGGATGCTTCTGATGTGAGACTATTCCAA GTTGTCAATCTCATCAGGGGACTTGAAAAGATTGATTCTTCAGGCATTCCTATTTTGATTTGCGGTGACATGAATTCTCTTCCTGGAAG TGATCCTCATCGCTTCCTCATAAATGGCGAAGTTGGATGTTTTAGTGAGAAATTCAGAGACCCTCTGGGAATACATAAACATCTGAAACTTAGCCACTCGATGCATCTG GCCTGCGCATATGCACATTTACTTGATTCAAATGAAGTTGGGCAACACCAGAAGGAAAAAATGGATTATCAAGCAATGGAGCCTCTTTTCACCTGCTTCAAACCAAGTTTAACTGGAACGTTGGACTATATTTTGTACTCAA AAAATAGGTTGAAGGTTGACGGGCTGTTGAAACTTCTTGATTATGATAGTTTGGAGAAGCGATTACTGCCTTCACCTCTATGGTCATCCGATCATGTTGCCCTCATGGCGAATTTCAGAGTCAAACACGCCTCCAGGGGGGTACAGTATTTATCACCTCCTCCTGATCCGTGggaacaaaaacaaacaaactgA
- the LOC113748668 gene encoding carbon catabolite repressor protein 4 homolog 1-like isoform X1 codes for MGLEWEVQVRFPSNTPVAGIELNPWVRVNYKGSYVSPPNYALQFAWYRELSTLPKCVEDYVAFQDHASRDSSMTVYGGGLNQEKHGLLNSEDLKIVEGEGKTWIQVGSSRTYTPSEDDIDSSLRLVSVAIDDMGIKMSINVFVTTPVIRLPRPYPRHMIIFWSLRKFRNPKCIATPFKKESFRVLSYNILADLYTVSGAYTHCPNWALTWEYRRRNLLNEILSYDADILCLQEVQSDHFKNFFEPEFAKLGYSAIYKRKTKEVYSANEYVIDGCATFFRHDRFKIVIKYEVEYDKMALPVIEVLEPDKRNNGLFRLMKDNVALVVILEEKDNGRSPDAARSTICVANTHIHRGSDASDVRLFQVVNLIRGLEKIDSSGIPILICGDMNSLPGSDPHRFLINGEVGCFSEKFRDPLGIHKHLKLSHSMHLACAYAHLLDSNEVGQHQKEKMDYQAMEPLFTCFKPSLTGTLDYILYSKNRLKVDGLLKLLDYDSLEKRLLPSPLWSSDHVALMANFRVKHASRGVQYLSPPPDPWEQKQTN; via the exons ATGGGGTTGGAGTGGGAAGTGCAAGTCCGGTTCCCGTCGAACACACCTGTCGCCGGCATTGAGCTGAATCCATGGGTCCGTGTCAATTACAAAGGCTCTTACGTGTCCCCTCCCAACTATGCCCTCCAGTTTGCTTG GTACAGAGAGCTTTCTACTTTGCCTAAATGTGTCGAG GACTATGTAGCTTTCCAAGATCATGCTTCTAGAGATAGTAGTATGACTGTATATGGTGGTggattgaatcaagaaaagcaTGGTTTGCTGAACTCTGAGGATTTAAAAATTGTCGAGGGAGAGGGGAAAACTTGGATTCAAGTAGGTTCTTCAAGAACCTATACACCTTCAGAGGACGATATTGACTCCAGCCTAAGGCTGGTCTCTGTTGCCATAGATGACATGGGCATCAAAATGTCGATTAATGTCTTTGTTACCACTCCTGTCATTAGATTACCTCGTCCATATCCTCGCCATATGATCATATTTTGGTCCCTCAGAAAATTTAGAAATCCCAAGTGTATTGCCACACCtttcaaaaaagaaagtttCAGGGTATTATCTTATAATATCCTAGCTGACCTATATACCGTAAGTGGTGCATATACTCACTGCCCTAACTGGGCACTTACATGGGAATATCGTCGGCGTAATTTGCTCAATGAGATCCTTTCTTATGATGCCGATATCCTTTGTCTTCAGGAG GTGCAGAGTGATCATTTTAAGAATTTCTTTGAACCTGAATTTGCAAAATTGGGTTATTCAGCTATTTATAAGAGGAAAACCAAGGAG GTGTATAGTGCCAATGAATATGTAATTGATGGGTGTGCAACATTTTTCCGCCATGACCGCTTCAAGATAGTTATTAAatatgag GTAGAGTATGACAAAATGGCACTGCCtgtaattgaagttcttgaacctGATAAAAGAAATAATGGTCTTTTTCGCCTTATGAAG GACAATGTTGCACTTGTTGTGATACTGGAGGAAAAGGACAATGGACGTTCTCCGGATGCTGCTAGGTCTACAATTTGTGTG GCAAATACTCATATCCACCGTGGTTCGGATGCTTCTGATGTGAGACTATTCCAA GTTGTCAATCTCATCAGGGGACTTGAAAAGATTGATTCTTCAGGCATTCCTATTTTGATTTGCGGTGACATGAATTCTCTTCCTGGAAG TGATCCTCATCGCTTCCTCATAAATGGCGAAGTTGGATGTTTTAGTGAGAAATTCAGAGACCCTCTGGGAATACATAAACATCTGAAACTTAGCCACTCGATGCATCTG GCCTGCGCATATGCACATTTACTTGATTCAAATGAAGTTGGGCAACACCAGAAGGAAAAAATGGATTATCAAGCAATGGAGCCTCTTTTCACCTGCTTCAAACCAAGTTTAACTGGAACGTTGGACTATATTTTGTACTCAA AAAATAGGTTGAAGGTTGACGGGCTGTTGAAACTTCTTGATTATGATAGTTTGGAGAAGCGATTACTGCCTTCACCTCTATGGTCATCCGATCATGTTGCCCTCATGGCGAATTTCAGAGTCAAACACGCCTCCAGGGGGGTACAGTATTTATCACCTCCTCCTGATCCGTGggaacaaaaacaaacaaactgA
- the LOC113748668 gene encoding carbon catabolite repressor protein 4 homolog 1-like isoform X3 codes for MGLEWEVQVRFPSNTPVAGIELNPWVRVNYKGSYVSPPNYALQFAWYRELSTLPKCVEDYVAFQDHASRDSSMTVYGGGLNQEKHGLLNSEDLKIVEGEGKTWIQVGSSRTYTPSEDDIDSSLRLVSVAIDDMGIKMSINVFVTTPVIRLPRPYPRHMIIFWSLRKFRNPKCIATPFKKESFRVLSYNILADLYTVSGAYTHCPNWALTWEYRRRNLLNEILSYDADILCLQEVQSDHFKNFFEPEFAKLGYSAIYKRKTKEDNVALVVILEEKDNGRSPDAARSTICVANTHIHRGSDASDVRLFQVVNLIRGLEKIDSSGIPILICGDMNSLPGSDPHRFLINGEVGCFSEKFRDPLGIHKHLKLSHSMHLACAYAHLLDSNEVGQHQKEKMDYQAMEPLFTCFKPSLTGTLDYILYSKNRLKVDGLLKLLDYDSLEKRLLPSPLWSSDHVALMANFRVKHASRGVQYLSPPPDPWEQKQTN; via the exons ATGGGGTTGGAGTGGGAAGTGCAAGTCCGGTTCCCGTCGAACACACCTGTCGCCGGCATTGAGCTGAATCCATGGGTCCGTGTCAATTACAAAGGCTCTTACGTGTCCCCTCCCAACTATGCCCTCCAGTTTGCTTG GTACAGAGAGCTTTCTACTTTGCCTAAATGTGTCGAG GACTATGTAGCTTTCCAAGATCATGCTTCTAGAGATAGTAGTATGACTGTATATGGTGGTggattgaatcaagaaaagcaTGGTTTGCTGAACTCTGAGGATTTAAAAATTGTCGAGGGAGAGGGGAAAACTTGGATTCAAGTAGGTTCTTCAAGAACCTATACACCTTCAGAGGACGATATTGACTCCAGCCTAAGGCTGGTCTCTGTTGCCATAGATGACATGGGCATCAAAATGTCGATTAATGTCTTTGTTACCACTCCTGTCATTAGATTACCTCGTCCATATCCTCGCCATATGATCATATTTTGGTCCCTCAGAAAATTTAGAAATCCCAAGTGTATTGCCACACCtttcaaaaaagaaagtttCAGGGTATTATCTTATAATATCCTAGCTGACCTATATACCGTAAGTGGTGCATATACTCACTGCCCTAACTGGGCACTTACATGGGAATATCGTCGGCGTAATTTGCTCAATGAGATCCTTTCTTATGATGCCGATATCCTTTGTCTTCAGGAG GTGCAGAGTGATCATTTTAAGAATTTCTTTGAACCTGAATTTGCAAAATTGGGTTATTCAGCTATTTATAAGAGGAAAACCAAGGAG GACAATGTTGCACTTGTTGTGATACTGGAGGAAAAGGACAATGGACGTTCTCCGGATGCTGCTAGGTCTACAATTTGTGTG GCAAATACTCATATCCACCGTGGTTCGGATGCTTCTGATGTGAGACTATTCCAA GTTGTCAATCTCATCAGGGGACTTGAAAAGATTGATTCTTCAGGCATTCCTATTTTGATTTGCGGTGACATGAATTCTCTTCCTGGAAG TGATCCTCATCGCTTCCTCATAAATGGCGAAGTTGGATGTTTTAGTGAGAAATTCAGAGACCCTCTGGGAATACATAAACATCTGAAACTTAGCCACTCGATGCATCTG GCCTGCGCATATGCACATTTACTTGATTCAAATGAAGTTGGGCAACACCAGAAGGAAAAAATGGATTATCAAGCAATGGAGCCTCTTTTCACCTGCTTCAAACCAAGTTTAACTGGAACGTTGGACTATATTTTGTACTCAA AAAATAGGTTGAAGGTTGACGGGCTGTTGAAACTTCTTGATTATGATAGTTTGGAGAAGCGATTACTGCCTTCACCTCTATGGTCATCCGATCATGTTGCCCTCATGGCGAATTTCAGAGTCAAACACGCCTCCAGGGGGGTACAGTATTTATCACCTCCTCCTGATCCGTGggaacaaaaacaaacaaactgA